One Vitis riparia cultivar Riparia Gloire de Montpellier isolate 1030 chromosome 4, EGFV_Vit.rip_1.0, whole genome shotgun sequence genomic window carries:
- the LOC117913160 gene encoding protein FD, with protein MLSSTGGEEANLSSGNNNNNRVSSSSSKSSSTSSSPSPFSPASSVLPTPRGKNMEEVWKDINLASLHDHPSREDLSVLTRPQNPHANFRGVILQDFLARPFNKEPPTSVASLDQSTVTEARIYGSLPPPPATVLSLNSGPEFHFLESSHPARPHSHLVQHNPISNVASFSAPFDALASSTGLTSFGKKRFSESDNNSCDRRHKRMIKNRESAARSRARKQAYTNELELEVAHLMEENARLKRQQEQLTSATAAQLPKKNTLHRTSTAPF; from the exons atgTTGTCATCAACAGGTGGCGAAGAAGCCAACTTGAGCAGCggcaacaataacaataacagaGTCTCGTCTTCGTCTTCAAAATCCTCATCAACCTCTTCGTCTCCATCACCCTTCTCACCAGCTTCGTCTGTGCTCCCAACCCCAAGAGGCAAAAATATGGAAGAGGTCTGGAAAGACATCAATCTTGCTTCTCTCCATGATCATCCCTCCCGAGAGGATCTCTCTGTGCTCACACGTCCCCAGAATCCTCACGCCAACTTCCGAGGTGTGATCCTCCAAGACTTTCTCGCTCGACCCTTCAACAAGGAGCCACCCACCAGTGTTGCTTCTCTTGACCAGTCCACCGTCACCGAGGCCCGCATCTACGGTTCTCTGCCGCCGCCTCCGGCCACTGTTTTGAGCTTGAATTCGGGGCCTGAGTTCCACTTTCTTGAAAGCTCCCACCCGGCGAGGCCACACTCGCATTTGGTACAACACAACCCCATTTCAAATGTTGCTTCCTTCAGCGCTCCTTTTGATGCTTTAGCTTCCTCTACCGGCTTGACCTCCTTTGGGAAGAAGAGGTTCTCGGAATCCGACAACAATTCCTGCGATCGACGGCATAAGCGTATGATCAAGAACCGTGAGTCCGCTGCTCGATCAAGAGCTCGAAAACAG GCTTACACGAATGAGTTGGAGCTTGAAGTTGCCCATTTGATGGAAGAGAATGCCAGACTCAAACGACAGCAAGAACAG TTAACCTCAGCTACAGCCGCTCAACTTCCCAAAAAGAACACGCTCCATAGAACTTCAACGGCCCCATTTTGA